cattttttgacgatcattttttttttttttatttttattttcagtgTTTCATtctaaaaacaataaaaaccattgtatatattaatacccaaaaaaaaaaaaaaggacaAATAAAAcctatttattgtttttatattcattttaaattctcacacaaaaaaaagaaaaaaaaaagaaaaagaaaaagaaaataaataacactcaaaataaaaactaaaaatactCAATACATACACATacatatataattataaagaatGAAATTAGTAAGGTAagaacaataaaataattataggaattatataaaataatagcCACAAAATAAATAGGGATGTGGAGGGGGAATGAATAGTAGTTGattaattatcatttattatcatttattattattattattatcatttattattattattagatttttaatgaaattacatAATGAAACAGttacaattgaattaaaGAATGGAACAATTGTACAGGGATCAGTTGCAGGTGTTGATGTTAGTATGAATACTCATTTAAAAACAGTTAAACTCACACTCAAAGGAAAGAATCCTGTAAATTTAGATACATTAAGCATTAGAGGAAATAATATCAGATATTTCATATTACCAGAATCTTTAAATCTTGGTACACTTTTAGTTGATGATACTCCAAAAGTTAAAGCAAAGAAAACTACTTCAAAACCAGGTGGTAATTATCAATAACATtattaatcatttatttattcattattaattattaatttatttattaattttaattactaactattattattaatttatttttaaaatatagaaTCTAAACCAAGTATGAGAGGTGGTCGTGGTGGTGGTCGTGGTGGAGCAAGAGGTGGTTCAAGAGGTGGTTCAAGAGGTGGTTCAAGAGGCGgtagaaattaaataaatttgtaaagaaaataaattataataataaaaaaaaaaaaaataaaataaaataaaaaaaaaaaaaaaaaaaaaaaaaaaatcaaaaatcaatgttattattatttatttatttattttatttatttttttattttttttatttatctattattattataattaatttattatttttggtaTGAAAagatttgattttctttatcATGTTTTTGGAAAACTTTCattgataaaatatttgaattattaatacaaAGTTCTTGAAATTGATTTGTGGTTAACCATTCATGTTGAATAATTGTGTAATGAGAAATATACGGATTTGAATCTACTATTCCTTTAAGAATTAACCAATCTTCTGGATTATGAATTTCTAAATATTTCACAGATTCTGGTAATTTATTaagtaattgatttaaaaaaattggtaattccaaattatatttaatatcatcTAAATAAGATCTAATGTTATCACTTAAACATTCATTTTTAactgataatgattttaaatttttatgatttcttaatgattcaattagTGATTtccaaattgaattaaacTCAATTTCATCGCATTCTCGTGAATTGTAAATTGAACAAAGACATTTTGTTGAAGGTAAATCAtctgttggtggtggtgatgttgGTTCAGATAATTtaagattatttttaatatctgaATAACAaactgaaattgaaatttcattaagTAATGGGAAATTTTCAAGTAGTCTTAATAGATTTGGTATATCTAAATGTTTGGCTCTAATTGATGTTAAATTTGAGAAAATTTTATGATTTGagaaattgtttaaaaataaactccAAGTAAAACTGAATCTTTCATGTGATGGACTAACATATGTGCATGTATTTGAAAtaccatttgaattaatatccatttctaaatctaaataataTTCATCTGTTACATTTGGATATTTTTGAGCTTTAATACCtctaattattaattttttattattatcattataataattttctaaGTGATTAATTTTCCTTAAAAATGGTTTActttgattaattaaaacattatttataaattttaaatttggatttGTAATTTTCTTCATATATTGACAACTAATTTTACGAATTTCAATAGTGGTTGATGGtggtaatttcaatttatttacaaactCTAAGCTATTAAGTGCATTTGATACATTATTATGttcaatatcaattgaaacattttgtaaatttgtaaattttgaaattaataaatttaca
This region of Dictyostelium discoideum AX4 chromosome 3 chromosome, whole genome shotgun sequence genomic DNA includes:
- the snrpD1 gene encoding LSM domain-containing protein (Similar to like-Sm), whose amino-acid sequence is MKLVRFLMKLHNETVTIELKNGTIVQGSVAGVDVSMNTHLKTVKLTLKGKNPVNLDTLSIRGNNIRYFILPESLNLGTLLVDDTPKVKAKKTTSKPGESKPSMRGGRGGGRGGARGGSRGGSRGGSRGGRN